In Micromonospora sp. LH3U1, one genomic interval encodes:
- the mraZ gene encoding division/cell wall cluster transcriptional repressor MraZ yields MFLGTHTPRLDEKGRLILPAKFRDELAGGVVVTKGQERCLYVFPTPEFQRIAEQLRAQPMTHKAARAYSRVFFASAHDEVPDKQGRVTIPAHLRAYAALDRELVVIGASTRVEIWDKVAWETYLAESEDDFADIEEGVLPGGL; encoded by the coding sequence ATGTTTCTCGGCACCCACACTCCGCGCCTGGACGAAAAGGGCCGGTTGATCCTTCCGGCCAAGTTCCGGGATGAGCTGGCGGGGGGTGTCGTGGTCACCAAAGGACAGGAGCGCTGTCTCTACGTTTTCCCGACCCCTGAGTTCCAGCGGATCGCGGAGCAGTTGCGCGCGCAGCCGATGACGCACAAGGCGGCCCGGGCCTACAGCCGGGTCTTCTTCGCCAGCGCGCACGACGAGGTTCCGGACAAGCAGGGTCGGGTGACAATTCCTGCCCACCTGCGGGCGTACGCCGCGCTGGACCGCGAGTTGGTGGTCATCGGCGCGAGCACGCGGGTGGAGATCTGGGACAAGGTCGCCTGGGAGACCTACCTCGCCGAGAGCGAAGACGACTTCGCCGACATCGAGGAGGGGGTGCTGCCCGGCGGTCTGTAG
- a CDS encoding MurT ligase domain-containing protein, whose amino-acid sequence MPLRAKVASSVSRTAAALSRAAGRGDGSVIGGWIGLKIDPDLLAHLSAGRAIALVSGTNGKTTTTRLTSAAVGVLGRVATNSFGANMPSGHTSALAKAGSTPYAVLEVDEHYLAQVLEATEPHVVALLNLSRDQLDRAKEVAMMAQLWRAALVRHTNVRVVANADDPLVVWAATPPGDPARGINPPHVTWFSAGQRWHDDSWVCPECGSTIQRSGEQWWCTGCPLRRPEPHWVVEDEGVLDPTGAWHKVSLQLPGKVNLGNAATALAVAAEFGVRPVDAVSRLGIVTSVAGRYAQVDKDGRNIRLLLAKNPASWLEAFDMADDAPTLLSINARDPDGLDTSWLYDVDFAPLRGRQVLITGDRAYDLAVRLDVNDVPFQHVRTFDDALRSVPPGRLEVIANYTAFQDIRAELDRVI is encoded by the coding sequence ATGCCCCTACGGGCCAAGGTGGCCAGCTCCGTGTCCCGGACCGCCGCGGCGCTCTCCCGAGCGGCCGGCCGTGGCGACGGTTCGGTGATCGGCGGGTGGATCGGCCTGAAGATCGACCCGGACCTGCTGGCCCACCTGTCGGCCGGGCGTGCGATCGCGCTCGTCTCCGGCACCAACGGCAAGACCACCACCACCCGGTTGACCTCCGCCGCAGTCGGCGTGCTCGGCCGGGTCGCCACCAACTCGTTCGGCGCCAACATGCCCAGCGGGCACACCTCGGCGCTGGCCAAGGCCGGCAGCACCCCGTACGCGGTGCTGGAGGTGGACGAGCACTACCTCGCTCAGGTGCTGGAGGCGACCGAGCCACACGTGGTCGCGCTGCTGAACCTCTCCCGCGACCAGCTCGACCGCGCCAAGGAGGTCGCCATGATGGCGCAGCTCTGGCGCGCGGCGCTGGTCCGGCACACCAACGTGCGGGTGGTGGCCAACGCCGACGACCCGCTGGTGGTGTGGGCCGCCACCCCGCCGGGCGACCCCGCCCGGGGCATCAACCCGCCGCACGTGACGTGGTTCAGTGCCGGCCAGCGCTGGCACGACGACTCCTGGGTCTGCCCGGAGTGCGGCTCCACGATCCAGCGCTCCGGCGAGCAGTGGTGGTGCACCGGCTGCCCGCTGCGCCGACCGGAGCCGCACTGGGTCGTCGAGGACGAAGGGGTGCTCGACCCCACCGGCGCCTGGCACAAGGTCTCCCTCCAACTGCCAGGCAAGGTCAACCTCGGCAACGCGGCGACCGCGCTGGCGGTGGCCGCCGAGTTCGGCGTCCGCCCGGTCGACGCGGTGTCCCGCCTCGGCATCGTCACCTCGGTGGCCGGCCGCTACGCGCAGGTCGACAAGGACGGGCGCAACATCCGGCTGCTGCTGGCCAAGAACCCGGCCAGCTGGCTGGAGGCGTTCGACATGGCCGACGACGCGCCGACCCTGCTCTCCATCAACGCGCGCGACCCCGACGGTCTGGACACCTCCTGGCTCTACGACGTCGACTTCGCCCCGCTCCGCGGCCGGCAGGTGTTGATCACCGGTGACCGGGCATACGACCTGGCGGTCCGGCTGGACGTCAACGACGTGCCGTTCCAGCACGTACGCACCTTCGACGATGCGCTCCGGTCGGTCCCGCCAGGGCGGTTGGAGGTCATCGCGAACTACACCGCGTTCCAGGACATCCGAGCGGAGTTGGACCGTGTCATCTGA
- a CDS encoding type 1 glutamine amidotransferase: MSSESLRIVWIYPDLLSTYGDRGNALILARRARQRGMPVEVLEVRSDQQLPATADIYLVGGGEDGPQALGAQRLLADGGLHRAVAQGSVVFGVCAGYQLLGTSFFAKGVQCRGLELLDLQSDRGESRAVGELAGEIDPRLGLPPLTGFENHGGRTHLGPEVSPLARVTAGVGNDGATEGAWRGKLLGTYSHGPALARNPALADLLLRWATGAHQLPPLDDTWSDRLRNERRSAVAAARA, translated from the coding sequence GTGTCATCTGAGAGCCTGCGCATCGTCTGGATCTACCCCGACCTGCTCTCCACCTACGGCGACCGGGGCAACGCCCTGATCCTCGCCCGTCGGGCGCGCCAACGCGGCATGCCGGTGGAGGTGCTGGAGGTCCGCTCCGACCAGCAACTGCCCGCGACCGCCGACATCTACCTGGTCGGCGGCGGCGAGGACGGCCCGCAGGCGCTGGGCGCCCAGCGCCTGCTCGCCGACGGCGGTCTGCACCGGGCGGTCGCCCAGGGTTCGGTGGTGTTCGGCGTCTGCGCCGGCTACCAGCTGCTCGGCACCTCCTTCTTCGCCAAGGGCGTGCAGTGCCGCGGCCTGGAGCTGCTCGACCTCCAGTCCGACCGGGGCGAGAGCCGGGCCGTCGGCGAGTTGGCCGGTGAGATCGACCCCCGGCTGGGCCTGCCCCCGCTGACCGGTTTCGAGAACCACGGCGGCCGCACCCACCTCGGTCCGGAGGTCTCCCCGCTGGCCCGGGTCACCGCCGGGGTGGGCAACGACGGCGCCACCGAGGGCGCGTGGCGCGGCAAGCTGCTGGGCACCTACTCGCACGGTCCGGCGCTGGCCCGCAACCCGGCCCTTGCCGACCTGCTGCTGCGCTGGGCCACCGGGGCACACCAGCTCCCGCCGCTGGACGACACCTGGTCGGACCGGCTCCGCAACGAGCGCCGCTCCGCAGTGGCCGCCGCCCGGGCATGA
- a CDS encoding TVP38/TMEM64 family protein, translated as MTRAVRRLRQQPSVARFALLVLLIGCCGLLLLLAPRPDPDQLPLLADRLGDLAPVAAILGGALLLVALVPRTFITLAAGAIFGPLEGAAYALGAALVAAAIGFTVGRLLGREFVAERVRGRLARLDGWFARQSVLGVITVRLLPIAGFGLVSYGYGTTGARVLPFLTGSVIASAPTAFGYAAIGAAVSSPGHINWYAAAPASFGLIASLVLVHQWWRAERRRRRLPV; from the coding sequence ATGACCCGAGCCGTCCGGCGGCTGCGCCAGCAGCCGTCGGTCGCCCGGTTCGCCCTGCTCGTGCTGCTGATCGGCTGCTGCGGGCTGCTGCTGCTCCTGGCACCCCGGCCGGATCCGGATCAGCTGCCGTTGTTGGCCGACCGACTGGGCGACCTCGCCCCGGTGGCGGCGATCCTCGGCGGCGCGTTGCTGCTGGTCGCGCTGGTCCCCCGGACCTTCATCACACTCGCGGCGGGCGCGATCTTCGGCCCGCTGGAGGGCGCCGCGTACGCCCTGGGCGCCGCACTCGTGGCCGCGGCGATCGGGTTCACGGTCGGCCGGCTGCTCGGCCGGGAGTTCGTCGCCGAACGGGTCCGTGGTCGCCTGGCCCGCCTCGATGGCTGGTTCGCCCGGCAGAGCGTGCTCGGCGTGATCACCGTCCGGCTGCTGCCGATCGCCGGCTTCGGGCTGGTCAGCTACGGCTACGGCACGACCGGCGCACGGGTGCTGCCGTTCCTGACCGGCAGCGTGATCGCGTCCGCGCCGACCGCCTTCGGCTATGCGGCGATCGGCGCGGCGGTCAGCTCCCCCGGCCACATCAACTGGTACGCCGCCGCCCCGGCCAGCTTCGGCCTGATCGCCAGCCTGGTGCTCGTACACCAGTGGTGGCGCGCCGAGCGCCGCCGCCGTCGGCTGCCGGTCTGA
- the leuS gene encoding leucine--tRNA ligase, with product MSEAAAPAGDIPPFRYTAALADEIENRWQDIWAREGTFHAPNPTGPLADPTHPRAGAEKLYVLDMFPYPSGAGLHVGHPLGYIGTDCYARYQRMAGRNVLHAMGFDAFGLPAEQYAVQTGTHPRTTTEQNIERYKVQLRRLGLAHDERRSVATIDTDFYRWTQWIFLQIFNSWYDRDAGRARPIAELIAEFEGGNRPTPDGRAWAELSVAERRQVVDDHRLAYVSEAPVNWCPGLGTVLANEEVTADGRSDRGNFPVFKRNLKQWMMRITAYGDRLIEDLDALDWPEPIKLMQRNWIGRSTGAHIDFPTALEPVRVFTTRPDTVFGATYMVLAPEHALVDALAPATWPDETRDAWTGGHASPREAVEAYRKAAAAKTDVERQSDTKEKTGVFIGAYATNPVTGGQIPIFIADYVLAGYGTGAIMAVPAQDERDWAFAEVFELPILRTVQPAEGFDGKAYTGDGPAINSAAPERGLDLNGLGVTEAKATIIAWLEANGHGTGAVTYRLRDWLFSRQRYWGEPFPIVYDETGAAIALPEEMLPVELPEVDDFSPKTFDSDDANSNPETPLSRRRDWVEVELDLGDGPKRYTRETNVMPQWAGSCWYELRYLDPTNSERFVDAENERYWMGPRGEGDCGGTDLYVGGAEHAVLHLLYARFWHKVLFDLGHVSSFEPFRKLFNQGMIQAYAYTDSRGSYVQAEEVFERDGAYYLGDLAVNREYGKMGKSLKNVVTPDDMCAAYGADTFRVYEMSMGPLEVSRPWETRAVVGSYRFLQRVWRAVVDEQTGALRVTEDPADEATRRLLHKVIDGVRGDMDAIRFNTAIAKLIELTNGLTRLSATPREVAEPLVLMVAPFAPHVAEELWRLLGHDTSLTYADFPTADPALLVADTVTYPVQVNGKVRGRIEVPADASEETVRAAALDAVAAALAGKDPRKVIVVKGRMVSVVL from the coding sequence ATGAGTGAGGCAGCCGCACCGGCGGGCGACATTCCCCCGTTCCGGTACACCGCGGCCCTGGCCGACGAGATCGAGAATCGTTGGCAGGACATCTGGGCGCGCGAGGGCACCTTCCACGCACCGAACCCGACCGGCCCGCTGGCCGACCCGACCCACCCCCGCGCCGGCGCGGAAAAGCTGTACGTGCTGGACATGTTCCCGTACCCGTCCGGCGCCGGCCTGCACGTCGGCCACCCGCTGGGCTACATCGGCACCGACTGCTACGCCCGCTACCAGCGGATGGCCGGTCGCAACGTGCTGCACGCGATGGGCTTCGACGCGTTCGGCCTGCCCGCCGAGCAGTACGCGGTGCAGACCGGCACCCACCCCAGGACCACGACCGAGCAGAACATCGAGCGGTACAAGGTGCAGCTGCGCCGGCTGGGCCTGGCGCACGACGAGCGCCGCTCGGTGGCCACCATCGACACCGACTTCTACCGCTGGACCCAGTGGATCTTCCTGCAGATCTTCAACTCCTGGTACGACCGCGACGCGGGCCGGGCCCGCCCGATCGCCGAGCTGATCGCCGAGTTCGAGGGCGGTAACCGACCCACCCCGGACGGCCGCGCCTGGGCCGAGCTGAGTGTCGCCGAGCGCCGCCAGGTCGTCGACGACCACCGATTGGCGTACGTCTCCGAGGCCCCGGTGAACTGGTGCCCGGGGCTGGGCACCGTGCTGGCCAACGAGGAGGTCACCGCCGACGGTCGCTCCGACCGGGGCAACTTCCCGGTCTTCAAGCGCAACCTGAAGCAGTGGATGATGCGGATCACCGCGTACGGCGACCGGCTGATCGAGGACCTGGACGCCCTGGACTGGCCCGAGCCGATCAAGCTGATGCAGCGCAACTGGATCGGCCGCTCCACCGGCGCCCACATCGACTTCCCGACCGCCCTGGAGCCGGTGCGGGTGTTCACGACCCGACCGGACACCGTCTTCGGTGCCACCTACATGGTGCTGGCGCCCGAGCACGCGCTGGTCGACGCGCTGGCGCCGGCCACCTGGCCGGACGAGACGAGGGACGCCTGGACCGGCGGGCACGCCAGCCCCCGGGAGGCCGTCGAGGCGTACCGCAAGGCCGCGGCCGCCAAGACCGACGTCGAGCGGCAGTCCGACACCAAGGAGAAGACCGGCGTCTTCATCGGCGCGTACGCCACCAACCCGGTCACCGGCGGTCAGATCCCGATCTTCATCGCCGACTACGTGCTGGCCGGCTACGGCACCGGCGCGATCATGGCGGTGCCGGCGCAGGACGAGCGGGACTGGGCGTTCGCCGAGGTCTTCGAGCTGCCCATCCTGCGTACCGTGCAGCCGGCGGAGGGCTTCGACGGCAAGGCGTACACCGGGGACGGCCCGGCGATCAACAGCGCCGCGCCCGAGCGCGGCCTGGACCTGAACGGCCTGGGGGTCACCGAGGCCAAGGCGACGATCATCGCCTGGCTGGAGGCGAACGGGCACGGCACCGGCGCGGTGACCTACCGGCTGCGCGACTGGCTGTTCTCCCGCCAGCGCTACTGGGGTGAGCCGTTCCCGATCGTCTACGACGAGACCGGCGCGGCCATCGCCCTGCCCGAGGAGATGCTGCCGGTCGAGCTGCCGGAGGTGGACGACTTCTCCCCGAAGACGTTCGACTCCGACGACGCGAACAGCAACCCGGAGACCCCGCTGTCCCGGCGGCGCGACTGGGTCGAGGTCGAGCTGGACCTGGGTGACGGGCCGAAGCGCTACACCCGGGAAACCAACGTGATGCCGCAGTGGGCCGGCTCCTGCTGGTACGAGCTGCGCTACCTGGACCCGACCAACAGCGAGCGGTTCGTCGACGCGGAGAACGAGCGGTACTGGATGGGCCCGCGCGGCGAGGGAGACTGCGGGGGCACCGACCTGTACGTCGGCGGTGCTGAGCACGCCGTGCTGCACCTGCTGTACGCGCGGTTCTGGCACAAGGTGCTGTTCGACCTGGGGCACGTGTCGTCGTTCGAGCCGTTCCGCAAGCTGTTCAACCAGGGCATGATCCAGGCGTACGCGTACACCGACTCGCGCGGCAGCTACGTGCAGGCCGAGGAGGTCTTCGAGCGCGACGGCGCCTACTACCTGGGCGACCTGGCGGTCAACCGCGAGTACGGCAAGATGGGCAAGTCACTGAAGAACGTGGTGACCCCCGACGACATGTGCGCCGCGTACGGTGCGGACACCTTCCGGGTGTACGAGATGTCGATGGGCCCGCTGGAGGTGTCCCGCCCCTGGGAGACCAGGGCGGTGGTCGGCTCGTACCGGTTCCTGCAGCGGGTCTGGCGGGCCGTCGTCGACGAGCAGACCGGGGCGCTGCGGGTCACCGAGGACCCGGCCGACGAGGCGACCCGCCGGCTGCTGCACAAGGTGATCGACGGGGTCCGTGGCGACATGGACGCCATCCGGTTCAACACCGCGATCGCCAAGCTGATCGAGCTGACCAACGGGCTGACCCGGCTGTCGGCCACGCCCCGCGAGGTGGCCGAGCCGCTGGTGCTGATGGTGGCGCCGTTCGCCCCGCACGTGGCCGAGGAGCTGTGGCGCCTGCTGGGCCACGACACCTCGCTGACGTACGCGGACTTCCCGACCGCCGACCCGGCGCTGCTGGTGGCCGACACGGTGACCTACCCGGTGCAGGTCAACGGCAAGGTCCGTGGCCGCATCGAGGTTCCCGCCGACGCCTCCGAGGAGACCGTCCGCGCGGCGGCCCTGGACGCGGTGGCCGCCGCCCTGGCCGGCAAGGACCCCCGCAAGGTCATCGTCGTGAAGGGCCGGATGGTCTCCGTCGTCCTCTGA
- a CDS encoding AAA family ATPase has translation MTQQTWDEVGGLLPHDEFRAASEAIVTNIEQVIEGKTATVRLALAVLLAEGHLLIEDVPGVGKTKLAKALARSIDCTVRRIQFTPDLLPSDVTGVSVYNQETHDFEFRPGAVFANLVVGDEINRASPKTQSALLECMEERQVTVDGVTYQLQTPFMVIATQNPIEMEGTYPLPEAQRDRFTARIAMGYPDANAELAMLDGHGATDPLHELRAVSDAAIVRQLIATVRQVHVADAVKQYAIDLVTATREAPDLRLGASPRATLQLLRTARAVAALEGRDYVLPDDLQALAVPVLAHRIIPTADAQLARRTTDAIVSELVHRLPLPHDRQRNPYDTRPATGNGNGRAPYEPRRP, from the coding sequence GTGACACAACAGACCTGGGACGAGGTGGGCGGCCTACTGCCGCACGACGAGTTCCGCGCCGCCAGCGAGGCCATCGTGACCAACATCGAGCAGGTCATCGAGGGTAAGACCGCCACCGTGCGGCTCGCCCTGGCCGTCCTGCTCGCCGAGGGCCACCTCCTGATCGAAGACGTCCCGGGTGTCGGCAAGACCAAGCTGGCCAAGGCCCTCGCGCGGTCCATCGACTGCACGGTGCGGCGGATCCAGTTCACCCCCGACCTACTGCCCAGCGACGTCACCGGGGTCAGCGTCTACAACCAGGAGACGCACGACTTCGAGTTCCGTCCCGGCGCCGTGTTCGCCAACCTGGTGGTCGGCGACGAGATCAACCGGGCCTCGCCGAAGACCCAGTCGGCGTTGCTGGAGTGCATGGAGGAGCGGCAGGTCACCGTCGACGGCGTGACGTACCAGCTGCAGACGCCATTCATGGTCATCGCCACCCAGAACCCGATCGAGATGGAGGGGACCTACCCGCTGCCCGAGGCGCAGCGCGACAGGTTCACGGCCCGCATCGCGATGGGTTACCCGGACGCCAACGCCGAGTTGGCCATGCTCGACGGGCACGGCGCCACCGACCCTCTGCACGAGCTGCGCGCGGTCTCCGACGCCGCGATCGTCCGGCAGCTCATCGCCACCGTCCGGCAGGTGCACGTCGCGGACGCGGTCAAGCAGTACGCGATCGACCTGGTCACCGCCACCCGCGAGGCACCCGACCTGCGGCTCGGCGCTTCCCCCCGGGCGACCCTGCAACTGCTGCGCACCGCCCGCGCGGTCGCCGCCCTGGAGGGCCGCGACTACGTCCTCCCCGACGATCTGCAGGCCCTGGCGGTGCCGGTGCTCGCGCACCGGATCATCCCGACCGCGGACGCGCAGCTCGCCCGACGCACCACCGACGCGATCGTCTCCGAGCTGGTGCACCGCCTGCCGCTGCCACACGACCGGCAGCGCAACCCGTACGACACTCGGCCCGCCACCGGCAACGGCAACGGCCGCGCCCCCTACGAGCCGCGGAGGCCATGA
- a CDS encoding DUF58 domain-containing protein — MRAGLRGLTTRGRSFLAAAVAAAISAGILGEKDLLRVAVLLAILPLLAAAYVGRSRYKLACNRSLDPHRVPVGANSRVVLRLQNLSRLPTGTLLLEDRLPYALGSRPRVVLERLGAHQATSVAYTVRADVRGRYDVGPLVVRMTDPFGLCELTRSFPSTDHLTVIPQVTPLPSVRLPGEYAGSGDSRARSVAVHGEDDAATREYRRGDDLRRVHWKSTARTGELMVRREEQPWESRATVVLDTRAYGHRGEGPTASFEWAVSAAASIAVHLRQAGYKLRLVTGSGVDVDASEAGGDGALLDHLAEVRLDKRAEVTDLVQRVRQRSDGGLIIALFGTVGAAEAELLAGLRGNGATCIGFLLNSSTWLSLPEKARAEAEQAHGAAVLSMLQSGWRVVGVDHGARLPALWPQAGRGSQGFALRAALAETVAGGVR; from the coding sequence GTGCGTGCCGGGCTGCGCGGGCTGACCACCCGCGGGCGCTCCTTCCTCGCCGCGGCGGTCGCGGCGGCGATCTCGGCCGGCATCCTCGGCGAGAAGGACCTGCTCCGGGTGGCTGTGCTGTTGGCCATCCTGCCGTTGTTGGCCGCGGCCTACGTCGGGCGCAGCCGCTACAAGCTGGCCTGCAACCGTTCACTGGACCCGCACCGGGTTCCGGTCGGCGCCAACTCCCGGGTGGTGCTGCGCCTGCAGAACCTCTCCCGGCTGCCGACCGGCACCCTCCTCCTGGAGGACCGGCTGCCCTACGCGCTGGGCAGCCGACCCCGGGTGGTGTTGGAGCGGCTCGGCGCGCACCAGGCGACGTCCGTGGCGTACACCGTGCGGGCCGACGTGCGGGGCCGCTACGACGTGGGCCCGCTGGTGGTCCGGATGACCGACCCGTTCGGCCTGTGCGAGCTCACCCGGTCCTTCCCCAGCACCGACCACCTGACGGTCATCCCGCAGGTCACCCCACTGCCGTCGGTCCGGCTCCCCGGGGAGTACGCGGGCAGCGGCGACAGTCGGGCCCGCTCGGTGGCGGTGCACGGTGAGGACGACGCGGCGACCCGGGAATACCGGCGCGGAGACGACCTGCGCCGGGTGCACTGGAAGTCCACCGCACGTACCGGCGAGCTGATGGTGCGCCGCGAGGAGCAGCCGTGGGAGAGCCGGGCCACGGTCGTTCTGGACACCCGGGCGTACGGCCACCGTGGCGAGGGTCCGACGGCCAGTTTCGAGTGGGCCGTCTCCGCCGCCGCGAGCATCGCCGTCCACCTGCGGCAGGCCGGTTACAAGTTGCGCCTGGTCACCGGCTCGGGGGTCGATGTGGACGCCTCGGAGGCCGGCGGCGACGGGGCGCTACTCGACCACCTCGCGGAGGTCCGGCTGGATAAGCGCGCTGAGGTGACCGACCTCGTGCAGCGGGTCCGCCAGCGCTCCGACGGCGGTTTGATCATCGCTTTGTTCGGCACGGTGGGCGCGGCCGAGGCCGAGCTGTTGGCCGGGCTGCGGGGCAACGGCGCCACCTGCATCGGCTTCCTGCTGAACAGCTCCACCTGGCTCAGCCTGCCGGAGAAGGCCCGGGCCGAGGCGGAGCAGGCGCACGGCGCGGCAGTCCTCTCCATGCTGCAGAGCGGCTGGCGCGTGGTCGGCGTCGACCACGGGGCTCGACTGCCAGCGCTGTGGCCGCAGGCCGGCCGGGGCTCCCAGGGCTTCGCCCTGCGCGCCGCGCTGGCCGAGACGGTCGCCGGCGGCGTGCGATGA
- a CDS encoding transglutaminase TgpA family protein — MNASRNIGLVAAAATLLAAAPLSAIFQSWTWLIESVIAVAVVAGVAALTRLARAPLWGQVLGMLAGLAFALTWLFPSGEELLAVLPTPGTLAHFADLLAGSMQDMRSYGVEVPDTDPLLFIAVLGVGGVAVLVDVLAVGLRRPALAGLPMLAIYSVPVAVYVDSVPATPFVVGASGYLWLLVTDNVDRVRRFGRRFTGDGRDVDVWEASPLASAGRRLAVVGVALAVVLPLAVPGMTGGLLDSLSRSPGNGSGNGSGSGGTSGRIDLFASLAGQLNQSEVADLVKVTTSEPNPFYLRYAVADELRPSGFQARNPSGRPANRDLPNPAERTGRGVQQTTYRATVEVTKGLSMSLMPVYAEPVRTEDLNGNWLYDPNQQVVFSNRENSRGRKYSFDYMRSTYSPAALRAAQPLPADHPVRRQMTATPGAVPEVEELVKGLVQDKRTDYDRVLAIYQHFSADNGFSYRLSTESGSSGQDIVNFLTNKVGYCQQYAAAMAWLVRSAGIPARVAFGFTNGSKRDGDTFTLTNLNLHAWTEVYFDGVGWVPFDATPAYGVPGSTRSAWAPDTDAPEPSTPGTGVTDSPAGTEESAGPAGPDNADRDIDDGLSLGGTTPDEQPPVWPWWTAGLLALLILLAVPALRRLALRRRRGGQVPSAAVAAATVDDASEPGTRLVVVGADANRARADAHAAWAELLDTLVDFRVPVDPTETPRATADRLVRDTLTDDTAAIGSARLLGRAEERARYARDPLTGERLLPALRAVRGALAARADRRTRLLAAVLPPSVLLRWRTTLADTSSRMVALTGRTRYRLLRWNPRRLLADRAAR, encoded by the coding sequence ATGAACGCCAGTCGGAACATCGGCCTGGTGGCGGCTGCGGCCACGCTGCTGGCCGCCGCGCCGCTGTCAGCCATCTTCCAGAGCTGGACCTGGTTGATCGAGTCCGTCATCGCGGTCGCCGTGGTGGCCGGGGTGGCCGCGCTGACCCGGCTCGCCCGGGCACCACTGTGGGGTCAGGTGCTGGGCATGCTGGCCGGCCTGGCGTTCGCCCTGACCTGGTTGTTCCCCAGCGGCGAGGAACTGCTCGCCGTCCTGCCCACGCCGGGCACGCTCGCGCACTTCGCGGATCTGCTGGCCGGCTCCATGCAGGACATGCGCTCGTACGGAGTCGAGGTCCCGGACACCGACCCGCTGCTGTTCATCGCCGTGCTCGGCGTCGGCGGGGTCGCCGTGCTGGTGGACGTACTGGCCGTGGGCCTGCGCCGGCCCGCGCTGGCGGGGCTGCCGATGCTCGCCATCTACTCGGTGCCGGTCGCCGTCTACGTGGACAGCGTCCCCGCGACGCCGTTCGTGGTGGGCGCCTCCGGTTACCTCTGGCTGCTGGTCACCGACAACGTCGACCGGGTGCGCCGATTCGGACGCCGGTTCACCGGTGACGGCCGCGACGTCGACGTGTGGGAGGCTTCGCCGCTGGCCTCCGCCGGCCGCAGGCTCGCGGTGGTCGGGGTGGCCCTGGCGGTGGTGCTTCCGCTGGCGGTGCCCGGCATGACCGGCGGGCTCCTCGACTCCCTCAGCCGCTCGCCGGGCAACGGCAGCGGCAACGGGTCCGGCTCGGGCGGCACGTCCGGTCGCATCGACCTGTTCGCCTCGCTCGCCGGCCAGCTCAACCAGTCCGAGGTTGCCGACCTGGTCAAGGTGACCACGTCCGAGCCGAACCCGTTCTACCTGCGCTACGCGGTCGCGGACGAGCTGCGCCCGAGTGGTTTCCAGGCCCGCAACCCGAGCGGCCGGCCGGCCAACCGGGACCTGCCGAACCCGGCCGAGCGGACCGGCCGGGGCGTGCAGCAGACCACCTACCGGGCGACCGTCGAGGTCACCAAGGGCCTGAGCATGTCGCTGATGCCGGTGTACGCCGAGCCGGTACGCACGGAGGACCTCAACGGCAACTGGCTCTACGACCCCAACCAGCAGGTCGTCTTCTCCAACCGGGAAAACTCCCGGGGCCGGAAGTACTCCTTCGACTACATGCGCTCGACATACTCTCCGGCGGCGCTGCGGGCCGCGCAACCGCTGCCGGCCGACCACCCGGTACGCCGGCAGATGACCGCCACCCCCGGGGCGGTGCCCGAGGTGGAGGAGTTGGTCAAGGGGTTGGTCCAGGACAAGCGCACCGACTACGACCGGGTGTTGGCGATCTACCAGCACTTCTCGGCGGACAACGGGTTCAGCTACCGGCTCAGCACCGAGAGCGGCAGCAGCGGGCAGGACATCGTCAACTTCCTGACCAACAAGGTCGGCTACTGCCAGCAGTACGCCGCCGCGATGGCCTGGCTGGTCCGCTCGGCCGGCATTCCGGCCCGGGTGGCGTTCGGTTTCACCAACGGCAGCAAGCGTGACGGTGACACCTTCACGCTGACCAACCTCAACCTGCACGCCTGGACCGAGGTCTACTTCGACGGGGTCGGCTGGGTGCCGTTCGACGCCACCCCGGCGTACGGGGTGCCGGGGTCCACCCGGTCGGCCTGGGCGCCGGACACTGACGCGCCGGAGCCGTCCACGCCGGGCACCGGCGTCACGGACAGCCCGGCGGGCACCGAAGAGTCGGCTGGTCCGGCCGGTCCGGACAACGCCGACCGTGACATCGACGACGGGCTCTCCCTCGGTGGAACGACGCCGGACGAGCAGCCGCCGGTCTGGCCCTGGTGGACGGCGGGCCTGTTGGCCCTGCTGATACTGCTCGCCGTACCCGCTCTGCGCCGGCTCGCGCTGCGCCGCCGACGAGGTGGCCAGGTGCCGAGCGCCGCAGTGGCCGCCGCCACCGTCGATGACGCCAGCGAGCCAGGAACCCGACTGGTGGTGGTTGGCGCGGACGCCAACCGTGCCCGCGCGGACGCGCACGCCGCCTGGGCGGAGCTGCTCGACACACTTGTGGACTTCCGGGTCCCGGTCGATCCGACCGAGACGCCCAGGGCGACCGCGGACCGGCTTGTCCGGGACACCCTCACCGACGACACCGCAGCGATCGGGTCGGCGCGGCTGCTCGGCCGGGCGGAGGAACGGGCCCGCTACGCGCGGGATCCGCTGACCGGTGAGCGGTTGCTTCCGGCGCTACGGGCGGTCCGTGGGGCGCTCGCCGCGCGGGCGGACCGGCGGACCCGCCTGCTCGCCGCCGTGTTGCCGCCGTCGGTGCTGCTGCGGTGGAGGACCACCCTGGCGGACACGTCCAGTCGAATGGTGGCGCTGACCGGGCGGACCCGGTACAGGCTGCTGCGCTGGAACCCCCGACGGCTGCTGGCCGATCGGGCGGCCCGCTGA